The following proteins come from a genomic window of Dysidea avara chromosome 12, odDysAvar1.4, whole genome shotgun sequence:
- the LOC136240503 gene encoding cyclic AMP-dependent transcription factor ATF-4-like codes for MTDHIVQEEPTQGETEHVDRNTDNSEDNTPSVNVTPRISTQSNDTCTPVTGSSSSTTTLPENETSASSNTPPTYLGECGNSTAQSPSLTSPPSTKRQRLQGQHKKEQDKIAAVKYRSRKRRETSSLIDQQAQLEQENAELHQQIKSAEEEIVILKSALREVYAPCNHSNHHTGTDTPHHTIVTTQPHHTVTTTLGHTEVTSDGSQAHTRSSEAENNYRLPEVDNDNFDVFWKEFFLLPYNWIISGAVIFKVQ; via the exons ATGACGGACCATATTGTACAAGAAGAACCCACCCAGGGGGAAACGGAACATGTTGATAGAAACACTGATAACAGCGAGGATAATA CACCCTCAGTGAATGTCACGCCTCGAATTTCCACCCAATCAAATGACACTTGTACACCTGTAACTGGTTCGTCCAGTTCTACAACTACGTTGCCTGAGAATGAAACTTCAGCAAGTAGTAACACTCCACCCACCTACCTAGGAGAGTGTGGTAACTCTACAGCTCAGTCACCCTCACTAACTAGTCCACCCTCCACTAAGAGACAGAGGCTACAGGGACAGCATAAAAAGGAACAGGACAAGATAGCTGCTGTGAAGTATAGGAGCCGCAAGAGACGAGAAACATCTAGTCTCATTGATCAGCAAGCACAGCTAGAACAAGAGAATGCTGAACTCCATCAACAAATCAAATCAGCTGAAGAGGAAATTGTTATACTAAAGTCAGCACTACGTGAAGTTTATGCTCCGTGTAACCATAGCAACCATCATACTGGTACAGATACTCCTCACCATACCATAGTGACTACACAACCTCACCATACCGTAACGACTACACTAGGTCACACTGAGGTCACTAGTGATGGATCACAGGCCCATACCAGAAGTAGTGAGGCAGAAAACAATTATAGACTACCAGAAGTTGACAATGACAATTTTGATGTATTTTGGAAAGAATTTTTCTTGCTACCGTATAACTGGATAATTTCAGGGGCTGTGATTTTCAAGGTTCAATga